A genome region from Penaeus monodon isolate SGIC_2016 chromosome 14, NSTDA_Pmon_1, whole genome shotgun sequence includes the following:
- the LOC119580565 gene encoding structural maintenance of chromosomes protein 6-like, protein MSVRKLETLHNGDSEDTPSSSQKRRRTSYSDSSYLTEMKMTQESASCGILERVIVKNFMCHDHLEFTFSPNINFVQGRNGSGKSAILTAVVVGLGGKVQTTNRGSSMKELVKYGKHTATIEIYIKNMGKDAFKHQTYGDCIIVERKIMSSGGGSYRLKAKDGTVVSTKKDEIIRMLDHFNLQVENPVTVLNQDMSRSFLKSTDPHDLYKFFLEATQLQQMKDDYGQLQEALSSSVATVVGRKEDLSVLKKEVEEQHSRLILSEELTKKRNKLQELRHELMWAVVHDAEKEEAAAAQKVEAHETLCNKLQEKIKSYETNFEQEKQQHKELQEELANRTHQLSSQTEDTKAANEQMVKAKAKLKDQQMQATTAEKKVKSIRKDISELKEAIEKDHSAYPHSLPLLSLYYDTSKSWYENMKYNIVGAVQSIRYCFKEFFMPHYYYPLVKIGGTHVIGLGKLETTKEDVAIYVDDGRKDQVEFLPLSLKFINVIIDTFSARLEKELIELRGQQSNVFTVYGPWVPEVLKQIDIAHKKGMFSAKPVGPLGAFIKLCDQQWGHVAEAIISNRINSFCVNNQKDCHVLKQILNRVNFRGAPKPIIIVSRFRERIHDVSQFEVQSDRYPSLWSVLNVSDTVVANTLIDQMQVESILLIPTAQEAGQLLKDQRTVPRNCKVAYTLNRDTYYPDPNYRIYSGRGQQPARYLQVSVEQKISDLQSEIECTQEELKKHSCKAKKIEAEVKQIQNEIHMSNRKMQKDKAKITELRGQVRVLQDQEEPAPPDVSQLEEDIRQQEVLLESAEAHAEKVRTLVNQSKEKYQEASSKYDMLRQEHSKFLQEAENIKKNVKDCEQETNKLDQILESYKKKKKDAETKRMELEAELKAAREGLEKELKRANSFDPRPETTRSTKELESQYKALEARLSKVEAERGDPIEICRRYNEVNQRFLNIGKIIDKHSNLLKSIQKSLDKRQQEYGSFRRFASIMIKSYFRNRLSFRNLHGTLHFNFEEEILTMSVVKLGSEDDDNTIKQSQQNNKKKKKGSQQTLAMMSGGERSFCTVSFILALWEVMDSPIRILDEFDVFMDIVARKQSMDMMIEIADAKTQYIYLTPLELNRAEHPNVYIYRMPDPERREDD, encoded by the exons ATGTCAGTGCGCAAGTTAGAAACCCTTCATAATGGGGACTCTGAAGACACCCCAAGCTCGagtcagaagaggaggaggacatctTATTCTGACAGCTCCTATCTCACTGAAATGAAGATGACACAG GAAAGTGCTTCTTGTGGGATATTAGAGCGTGTCATCGTTAAAAACTTCATGTGCCATGACCATCTCGAATTTACATTCTCCCCAAACATCAACTTTGTCCAG GGTCGGAATGGCAGTGGGAAGAGTGCCATTCTGACAGCTGTAGTAGTTGGTTTAGGGGGGAAGGTGCAAACAACAAATCGAGGTAGCAGCATGAAAG aGCTTGTGAAATATGGAAAGCATACAGCCACAATTGAGATCTACATCAAGAATATGGGCAAAGATGCCTTTAAACATCAAACTTATGGTGACTGTATTATTGTGGAACGAAAAATTATGTCATCTGGGGGTGGCAGTTACAGGCTTAAAGCTAAGGATG GAACAGTGGTGTCAACAAAAAAAGATGAGATTATACGTATGTTGGACCATTTCAACTTGCAAGTAGAAAATCCTGTGACTGTGCTGAATCAAGATATGTCCCGTTCATTTCTCAAGTCTACG GATCCTCATGATTTATACAAATTTTTCTTGGAGGCCACTCAGCTACAACAGATGAAGGATGATTATGGCCAGCTACAAGAAGCACTAAGTTCATCTGTAGCAACTGTTGTAGGCAGGAAAGAG GATCTTTCTGTTttgaagaaagaagtagaagaacagCATTCTCGTCTTATCCTTAGCGAGGAACTCACTAAGAAGCGGAACAAACTTCAAGAGTTAAGGCATGAATTGATGTGGGCTGTG gTACATgatgcagaaaaagaagaagctgcTGCAGCACAGAAGGTAGAGGCCCATGAAACATTATGTAATAAATTGCAGGAGAAGATAAAATCTTATGAAACTAACTTTGAGCAGGAGAAGCAACAGCACAA AGAGCTTCAGGAAGAACTAGCCAACCGCACACACCAGCTCTCCAGCCAAACCGAAGACACAAAGGCAGCCAATGAGCAGATGGTAAAGGCAAAGGCAAAGTTGAAGGACCAGCAAATGCAGGCCACCACAGCCGAAAAGAAGGTCAAGAGCATCCGAAAGGATATCTCTGAGCTGAAGGAAGCCATAGAGAAGGATCACAGTGCGT ATCCCCACTCTCTGCCCCTATTGTCACTGTACTATGATACAAGTAAATCATGGTATGAAAATATGAAGTATAATATTGTTGGAGCAGTACAAAGTATAAGATATTGTTTCAAGGAGTTCTTCAtgccacattattattatcctttagtaAA GATAGGAGGCACTCATGTGATTGGTTTAGGGAAACTAGAGACTACCAA GGAAGATGTGGCAATTTATGTTGATGATGGTAGAAAGGACCAAGTTGAATTTTTGCCACTAAGCCTAAAATTC ATTAATGTGATTATTGATACATTTTCAGCCAGATTAGAAAAGGAACTGATAGAACTCCGTGGCCAGCAGAGTAACGTTTTTACTGTTTACGGACCATGGGTTCCGGAGGTGTTGAAGCAGATTGATATTGCACACAAAAAAGGGATGTTCTCAGCCAAACCTGTTGGACCACTTG GTGCCTTTATCAAACTATGTGATCAGCAGTGGGGACATGTGGCAGAAGCAATTATATCAAACAGAATCAATAGCTTCTGTGTCAATAATCAGAAGGATTGTCATGTTCTAAAGCAGATTCTGAACAGAGTTAACTTTCGTGGAGCCCCAAAACCTATCATCATTGTTTCAAGATTTAGAGAAAGA ATCCATGATGTATCACAGTTTGAGGTGCAGTCAGACAGATACCCATCTCTGTGGTCAGTGTTGAATGTGAGTGATACAGTCGTAGCAAACACACTCATAGATCAAATGCAAGTGGAATCCATCTTGCTCATTCCAACAGCACAAGAGGCTGGACAACTTCTAAAAGATCAGAGAAC tgtaCCAAGAAATTGTAAAGTTGCCTACACTCTCAATAGAGATACTTACTACCCTGATCCAAACTACCGGATCTATTCAGGAAGAGGTCAACAACCAGCTCGTTATCTGCAGGTCTCAGTTGAACAGAAAATCAg TGACCTTCAATCCGAAATTGAATGTACGCAGGAAGAATtaaagaagcattcatgcaaggCAAAAAAAATTGAAGCTGAAGTGAAACAAATTCAGAATGAAATTCACATGTCAAACAGAAAGATGCAAAAAgataag GCAAAGATTACAGAGCTTCGCGGACAGGTGAGAGTGCTCCAGGACCAAGAGGAACCAGCTCCTCCTGATGTATCTCAGTTGGAAGAAGACATTAGGCAACAGGAGGTTTTACTAGAAAGTGCTGAAGCTCAT GCCGAAAAAGTTCGAACTTTAGTCAATCAAAGTAAAGAGAAATATCAAGAGGCCTCCTCTAAATATGATATGCTGAGACAAGAGCACAGTAAATTTCTACAAGAAGCAGAAAATATTAAG aaaaatgtgaaagattgtGAACAAGAGACAAACAAGTTAGATCAGATTTTGGAaagttacaaaaagaaaaaaaaagatgccgaGACCAAAAGAATGGAGCTGGAGGCAGAATTAAAAGCAGCAAGAGAGGGTCTCGAAAAGGAGTTAAAAAGAGCTAACAGTTTCGACCCTCGTCCTGAAACAACTCG GAGTACTAAAGAATTAGAGAGTCAATACAAAGCTCTTGAAGCAAGATTAAGCAAAGTGGAAGCAGAGAGAGGTGACCCGATAGAAATATGTCGGAGATACAATGAAGTCAACCAGAGGTTCTTAAATATTggcaaaataatagataaacattcCAATCTTTTAAAG TCTATACAGAAGAGCCTCGATAAAAGACAGCAAGAATATGGATCTTTCCGGCGATTTGCAtccataatgataaaatcatactTCAGAAATAGACTAAGTTTTCGCAATCTTCAC GGAACACTACACTTCAACTTTGAAGAGGAAATCCTAACAATGAGTGTGGTCAAGTTAGGAAGTGAAGATGATGACAATACAATTAAACAGTCACA gcaaaacaacaaaaagaaaaagaaaggctcaCAGCAGACGCTAGCCATGATGTCAGGTGGAGAACGGTCCTTTTGCACTGTGTCATTCATCTTAGCTCTCTGGGAAGTTATGGACTCGCCAATAAGAATTCTTGATGAATTTGATGTTTTTATG GATATTGTAGCAAGAAAGCAAAGCATGGATATGATGATTGAAATTGCAGATGCTAAGACTCAATATATATACCTGACACCACTGGAACTCAATCGGGCAGAACATccaaatgtttacatatacag GATGCCTGATccagaaagaagagaggatgatTAG